In the genome of Balneola sp., one region contains:
- a CDS encoding HAMP domain-containing protein, translating to MKIGFPIRLKLFLLLSLLTIAVLATVLIAINTISSKTIREEVISDFSNLQEVFKIQQDSKYKRLIESAILVAENSSLKTNVELKDESNVYFNVLEFSNFAETDLIIVTDDIGNTLGWFRRQDLHGTNLSSLEYVSEALEGYYPEYNPEWPSIWAFENELYQVVSVPILNVEDIVIGTLTFGAKFTDTEAEELKLNTEIDISLFLEQDLIATSDSSFRSEHFWPFLLSYPELVDSVTSNLVLSSTLQTDVNDTEMLLAVSPLGTGENAFFIATVPVAMEFSSLQLLQENVLIIALVAFLIIILLSIFLGNLFTSPIKNLSEAMAEVSEGKFDVTVQSKTKDEIGFMANRFNEMTVGLKERFALQNYVGTHTLEMINKTSDGRLELGGSRQELAILFTDIRGSTAKIEKTDPEDFIQNLNKTLTSQADAVTAYGGSIDKFVGDSIIALFSGEDALKCAIKASLTMQKDFYKDETLSSFFKGLGIGVNFGSMVLGNMGASERMDYTVIGPEVNLCARLCSAAESGQILLPKMKIEEHGLTREFNFKDVEPKSLKGFTNPIETVEVLYE from the coding sequence ATGAAAATAGGTTTTCCAATCCGGCTCAAACTCTTTCTCCTTCTCTCATTACTTACCATTGCTGTACTCGCTACCGTTTTAATTGCAATCAATACGATCTCTTCTAAAACCATTCGTGAAGAGGTAATATCTGACTTCAGTAATCTTCAGGAAGTTTTTAAAATACAGCAAGATTCCAAGTATAAGCGCCTCATCGAATCAGCTATTTTAGTAGCAGAAAATTCCTCACTTAAAACGAATGTTGAACTCAAGGATGAAAGCAATGTTTATTTTAATGTTCTAGAGTTCTCCAATTTCGCTGAGACAGATCTAATCATTGTTACTGATGATATAGGAAATACATTAGGTTGGTTTAGAAGACAGGATTTGCATGGTACAAACCTGAGTAGCCTGGAATATGTTTCTGAAGCCCTTGAAGGATACTATCCAGAATACAACCCAGAATGGCCTTCAATCTGGGCATTTGAGAACGAGCTATACCAAGTAGTTTCAGTCCCCATTCTTAATGTTGAAGATATAGTAATTGGCACCCTTACTTTTGGGGCCAAATTCACTGATACCGAAGCGGAAGAACTAAAATTAAATACTGAAATAGATATCTCACTTTTTCTTGAGCAAGATTTGATTGCTACTTCTGATAGTAGTTTTCGGAGTGAACATTTCTGGCCTTTCCTTCTTAGTTATCCTGAACTGGTAGATTCAGTCACTTCGAATCTTGTTCTTTCTTCTACCCTACAAACGGATGTTAATGACACAGAAATGCTTTTGGCCGTTTCACCTCTTGGAACCGGAGAAAATGCATTCTTCATCGCTACTGTTCCTGTAGCAATGGAATTCTCTTCCCTCCAACTTCTACAAGAGAACGTTTTAATAATTGCTCTTGTAGCTTTTCTTATAATCATCTTGCTCTCCATCTTTTTGGGGAATCTCTTTACATCTCCTATAAAAAATCTAAGTGAGGCTATGGCAGAAGTCTCAGAAGGAAAGTTCGATGTGACCGTGCAATCCAAAACAAAAGATGAAATAGGCTTTATGGCAAACCGTTTCAATGAGATGACGGTTGGGCTTAAAGAACGTTTTGCATTACAAAATTATGTAGGCACGCACACTCTCGAGATGATTAATAAAACATCAGATGGGAGATTAGAACTTGGAGGAAGCCGGCAAGAATTAGCAATTCTGTTTACAGATATTCGTGGATCAACAGCGAAAATTGAAAAAACGGATCCTGAAGACTTCATTCAAAACCTCAATAAAACCCTTACCTCTCAAGCCGATGCTGTAACAGCTTACGGAGGATCTATTGATAAATTTGTTGGAGACTCAATCATCGCTTTATTTAGTGGAGAGGACGCTCTTAAATGTGCTATAAAAGCATCGCTGACCATGCAGAAAGATTTCTACAAAGATGAAACACTCTCCTCTTTCTTTAAGGGATTGGGTATTGGCGTGAATTTTGGAAGTATGGTACTTGGAAATATGGGAGCAAGTGAACGGATGGATTATACCGTAATTGGCCCTGAAGTTAACCTTTGTGCCCGCCTTTGTTCCGCTGCAGAATCGGGACAGATCCTGTTACCTAAGATGAAAATAGAAGAGCATGGACTTACAAGAGAATTTAACTTCAAAGATGTAGAGCCTAAATCTTTGAAAGGATTTACCAACCCGATTGAAACCGTTGAGGTACTTTATGAATAA
- a CDS encoding SPOR domain-containing protein: MSRVLLAVSIFLIYACSGTQPVIETNETADSGTVNTTNPIEPPVTNPSTGSYLDSYRSTLSDTYQNKSNPIPDEYARIKVEEENKDQKNLFEGYRVQLYSGRNVAMADTIASIFRAWSDTTIVGYQAETYTFFKTPYYKVHVGNFHDRDRAIYYSNLLKRRFREAWVVYDRVDPWNVPSDTTMIYAK, encoded by the coding sequence ATGTCTCGAGTTCTCTTAGCAGTTTCAATTTTTCTTATTTATGCATGTTCAGGAACTCAGCCTGTAATTGAAACTAATGAAACCGCTGATTCTGGAACAGTTAATACAACCAATCCGATAGAACCTCCGGTTACTAACCCATCTACTGGCTCCTATCTTGATAGCTACAGAAGTACTCTTTCTGATACTTATCAGAACAAGAGTAACCCAATCCCTGATGAATATGCCCGCATCAAAGTAGAAGAAGAGAATAAAGACCAGAAAAATCTATTTGAAGGATACCGGGTTCAGCTTTATTCTGGGAGAAATGTAGCCATGGCTGATACAATAGCTTCCATTTTTCGAGCATGGTCGGATACTACTATTGTAGGCTACCAGGCTGAAACCTATACTTTTTTCAAGACCCCTTACTATAAAGTTCACGTCGGCAATTTTCATGACCGAGACCGAGCTATTTACTATTCAAACCTCCTCAAGAGACGCTTTCGAGAAGCATGGGTAGTATATGATCGTGTTGACCCCTGGAATGTTCCTTCTGATACAACAATGATTTATGCGAAATAG